The segment AGTGATGGTTCCTTCTGCTATATTCCTAAAGGAGTACGTTGTCCTATGGAACTTTCTACTTACTTCAGAATTAATCAGGCAGGAACTGGTCAATTTGAAAGGACTCTTGTAGTTGCAGACGAGGATAGTTACGTAAGTTATCTTGAAGGCTGTACTGCTCCTTCACGGGATGAAAATCAGTTACATGCTGCAGTTGTTGAATTAGTAGCACTTGATGGTGCTGAAATTAAATATTCCACCGTACAAAACTGGTTCCCGGGGAACAAAGAAGGAAAAGGCGGGGTTTATAACTTCGTCACCAAAAGAGGAATTTGCGAGAAAAATGCCAAGATCTCCTGGACACAGGTTGAAACCTAGTTCTGCGATTACCTGGAAGTATCCTTCCTGTATTCTAAAGGGAGACAATTCTATTGGAGAATTTTATTCTATTGCTGTTACTAACAACCATCAGCAGGCTGATACTAAGCACAAAAATGATTCACCTTGGTAAAAATACCAGGAGTACTATTATTTCTAAAGGAATTTCTGCAGGACAATCCCAGAACAGCTATCGAGGACTTGTTCAAATGAGCAGTCGTGCAGATAATGCAAGGAATTTCTCACAATGTGATTCCCTCCTTATGGGAAATAAATGTGGAGCTCACACCTTCCCTTATATTGAAGTAAAGAACAAAAGTGCGCAGGTAGAACATGAAGCAACTACCAGTAAAATTGGGGAAGACCAGATATTTTACTGTAACCAACGAGGTATTGACACCGAGAAAGCGATTGCATTAATTGTGAACGGTTTTAGCAAAGAGGTTCTAAATAAGCTTCCTATGGAATTCGCTGTGGAAGCTCAGAAGTTATTGGAAATATCCCTTGAAGGATCAGTCGGATAAAAGTGAAAATGAAAATGAAGAAGTTAATTGTCCTGGTAAGTATACTTTTCCTTATCACATCTTGTGACAACGAGCAGGAATCAGCGCCTGAGCCTGAAGTTATTTCTATTGTTAAGGACAGTATTCAGGTTTATGAAGGCAACTTTATAATGGCGGGAGATGATGCAGTGTTAAAGGGAAATAAATTTGTTTATGAGGTGAAAATGGATTCCACTGCAATGGAGTTTAAAGATTCTCTCAAATCATACAAAGCTTCACAGGATGGTATCGTTCCCGTTAAAGTAAAAGGAAAAGTGACAAAAAATTTCTCTGCATCAAGCTATTCCCAACTTCTGAAGATCACAGAAGTTTTGGAAATTAAAGCAGAGCGATCAGAAAATACAGAATCAAAAAATTAATGTCGATTTAAATTCGGCAAATTCAGAAATATTATGCTTAAAATAAAAAATTTACACGCCAGTATAGAAGATAAGGAAATCCTGAAAGGGATCAATTTGGAAATAAATCCGGGTGAAGTTCACGCAATTATGGGACCTAACGGTTCAGGGAAAAGTACATTGTCTTCAGTAATTGCAGGAAAGGAAGAATTTGAGATGACACAGGGGGAGATATTTTTTGAGAATGAAGACCTTACCGAGCTTGATCCTGAAGAGAGGGCGCACAAAGGTATCTTCTTGTCTTTCCAGTATCCCGTTGAAATTCCCGGTGTTTCTGTAACAAATTTTATGAAAGCGTCTATTAACGCCCACCGCAAATCACAAGGACTGGAAGACATCTTAGCAAATGAGATGCTAAAGCTGATTAGAGAAAAATCTGAATTACTTGAAATAGACAGGAAATTCTTATCCCGTTCCCTTAACCAGGGATTTTCCGGTGGAGAAAAGAAACGAAATGAAATTTTCCAGATGGCTATGCTGAACCCAAAATTAGCAATATTGGATGAGACCGATTCAGGATTGGATATTGACGCTTTAAAAGTTGTTGCTAATGGAGTGAACAGGTTAAAGAGCAATGACAATGCAGTTTTGGTAATAACTCACTACCAGCGCCTGCTGGATTATATTATTCCAGATTTTGTTCACGTGATGATGGATGGGAAAATTGTGAAATCGGGCACTAAAGAACTTGCTTACGAGTTGGAGGAGAAAGGTTACGACTGGCTGAAGCCGGAAACTGTTTAAGTTTCAGGTTTCAGGTTTCAGGTTTTATATTAGGGTAGAATGAAAATAACAATTTATGGCTACTATCAGGAGGTTTGAAGATTTAGAAATCTGGCAGGAGGCACGTAAATTGTCAAATGAAATAATAAAACTGAGTAAGAATTCCGAGTTAAAAAATGATTTTAAACTTCGGGAGCAGATTAAAGGATCATCCGGTTCTATAATGGATAACATTGCAGAAGGATTTGAAAGAGATGGAAATCTTGAGTTCAGACAATTTCTCTCTATCGCTAAAGGTTCGGCAGGAG is part of the Antarcticibacterium sp. 1MA-6-2 genome and harbors:
- the sufC gene encoding Fe-S cluster assembly ATPase SufC, whose product is MLKIKNLHASIEDKEILKGINLEINPGEVHAIMGPNGSGKSTLSSVIAGKEEFEMTQGEIFFENEDLTELDPEERAHKGIFLSFQYPVEIPGVSVTNFMKASINAHRKSQGLEDILANEMLKLIREKSELLEIDRKFLSRSLNQGFSGGEKKRNEIFQMAMLNPKLAILDETDSGLDIDALKVVANGVNRLKSNDNAVLVITHYQRLLDYIIPDFVHVMMDGKIVKSGTKELAYELEEKGYDWLKPETV
- a CDS encoding four helix bundle protein; its protein translation is MATIRRFEDLEIWQEARKLSNEIIKLSKNSELKNDFKLREQIKGSSGSIMDNIAEGFERDGNLEFRQFLSIAKGSAGETRSQLYRLYDSEYIDKETLERIKNDYEALSRKIA